One stretch of Armigeres subalbatus isolate Guangzhou_Male chromosome 2, GZ_Asu_2, whole genome shotgun sequence DNA includes these proteins:
- the LOC134217320 gene encoding uncharacterized protein LOC134217320, translating to MGRNWRNDLQDFLHSYRATPHSITRHSPSELLFGWNIRDKLPGNSKPVDISEARHNDEKFKEKGRVYANLKRNAKPNNIDVGDYVIVKNFIKKNKLTTTFNPDQYLVIQRKGTRLQLKNIKSGVICNRHVNHTKRILNANPMLAIGSDSENYFTIPGGTEEIDSTNLADSSYNNCNQTMQQASTNQPSMTAEQTVPIKDGKRSGGPLRATSKRPKHLPVYLSEYKL from the exons ATGGGACGAAACTGGCGCAACGATTTACAAGATTTCCTCCACTCTTATCGAGCAACTCCTCATAGTATCACAAGACATTCGCCGTCAGAATTGCTTTTTGGATGGAACATTCGAGACAAATTACCAGGAAACTCTAAGCCAGTCGACATCTCTGAAGCAAGACATAATGAtgagaaattcaaagaaaagGGTAGAGtgtatgcaaacttgaaacgtaATGCGAAACCGAATAATATCGATGTAGGAGATTATGTGATTGtgaaaaattttataaaaaagaataaattaACAACAACGTTCAACCCAGATCAATACCTCGTGATACAACGTAAAGGTACACGTCTTCaactaaaaaatattaaaagcgGAGTGATTTGTAATCGCCACGTCAATCATACCAAGCGGATTCTAAATGCAAACCCTATGCTAGCTATTGGGAGCGATTCGG aaaactatttTACAATCCCCGGGGGTACGGAAGAAATCGATTCTACAAATCTGGCAGACTCATCTTATAACAATTGCAATCAAACAATGCAGCAGGCTTCAACAAACCAACCATCAATGACGGCTGAACAAACCGTACCAATCAAGGATGGCAAGCGCTCCGGAGGACCTCTTAGAGCTACCAGCAAGAGACCGAAACATTTACCCGTATACTTATCAGAATACAAACTTTAG